The DNA segment GCCGCCGACGTCGCCGGATCGCTCGTGGTCATGCGAGCGCACCGCGGCGGGCACGCTCCCCTGCGCTACTTCGTCGCTGCTGGTGCCGGCTTCATGCTGGCGGCGGCCTTCGTCCGGATGTTGCCCGAGAGCACGCACGTGCCACACGCGTTCTCGTTCGTGCTGATGGGGTACTTTGGCGTCCACCTGTTCGAGCACACGGTCGCCCCGCACTTCCACTTCGGCGAGGAGACGCACACGGGCGCAATTTTGAAACCAGCGGCTGCGTACCTCGCGATCCTGGGCCTCGGCGTACACACGCTGTTCGACGGCGTGGCCATCGCCGCCGGATTCATGGTGGCCCCGACGCTCGGCCTCCTGCTCTTCTTGGCCGTCCTGCTCCACAAGGTGCCCGAAGGCTTCACCGTCGCGTCGATCATGCTGGCGAGCGGGCGCTCGCGGGTCGCGGCGGTGCTCGCCGGGACGGCGCTCGGCGTGCTGACGCTGCTCGGCGCGGTGGCGACGACCCTGCTCGCCGGCCGACACGTCGGGTATGCGCTCGCGCTCTCGGCCGGTGTCACGATCTACGTCGCGGCCTCGGACCTGATCCCGGAGGTGAACCGCGAGGGCGGGCCCGCACTCGCGTGGACGGTGTTCGGGGGGCTCGTGCTGTTCACGTGCGCCGACTGGGCGCTGTCGCGCTTCGGCCTCGAGTAGCGGCGAGGGCCTCGACGTGATCCTGGTCGATCTTCTCGTCTCCGCCGTGCAGCAGACCTTCTGGGTCCTTTACGAGGGCGCGCTCTTCATCCTCATCGGCTTTGCCATCGCGGGCGCGGTTCACGTGATCCTGAACCCCGACCGCATCGTCCGCTATCTGGGCGATCGAAGCCTGAAATCGGCCGCGCTCGCTGCGCTCCTCGGCGCGCCGATCCCCCTCTGCTCCTGTGGCGTCTTGCCGACGGCCATGCTGCTCCGGCGCAAGGGCGCAAGCCGGGAGGCGACCCTGTCGTTCCTGGTGACGACGCCCGAAACGGGAGTCGACTCGATCGCGCTGACGCTCGCGTTCTTCGGACCGCTCTTCGCGATCGTGCGGCCGCTCGCCGCCGTGGCGACGGGCCTCGTGGCGGCGTTCGTCTCGCTGCGCCGTCGCCCGCAGGCGGACGAGGCAGGTGCCGAGCCGGAGCCGATGCCGGAGGTGCAGGGGGTACACCGACTCGAGACGGCGGAGCGAGTCCTTCCACGGGTCCGGCGCTACGTCCTCGACCCGGGCCGTGACGGCGCGCTGCCCATCCGCATCATCGAATGAATGGTCGCCGACTTCACGCAGGCGGGTAGACGCGGGTGCCCACGGTCCTGACGCACGCCGTGTCTGGGATCGCCCTGGAGGGCGCGTTCCGGCGCCCGTTCGGGACCGCGCGGGTCTGGCTCGCCGGCGC comes from the Deltaproteobacteria bacterium genome and includes:
- a CDS encoding ZIP family magnesium transporter is translated as MVSALTFAAIAAAADVAGSLVVMRAHRGGHAPLRYFVAAGAGFMLAAAFVRMLPESTHVPHAFSFVLMGYFGVHLFEHTVAPHFHFGEETHTGAILKPAAAYLAILGLGVHTLFDGVAIAAGFMVAPTLGLLLFLAVLLHKVPEGFTVASIMLASGRSRVAAVLAGTALGVLTLLGAVATTLLAGRHVGYALALSAGVTIYVAASDLIPEVNREGGPALAWTVFGGLVLFTCADWALSRFGLE